A portion of the Streptococcus urinalis 2285-97 genome contains these proteins:
- a CDS encoding amino acid permease: MNIFRRKQHIIFRHELNQHLQMRDLVFLGLGSMVGTGIFTITGIGAANYAGPALVVSILLSALAIGILALFYAEFASRIPQNGGAYSYVYATLGEFPAWLVGWCIILEFITAVSSVAVGWGSYLKGILQQYNICLPNFLNGSFNIEKGTYIDLLPMLVMVFVIFIVMRNAKTALRFNSLLVILKFSALALFIIVGIFHIKITNWIPFAPFGWGQLYAGKTGIFAGASIMFFAFLGFESISMTVDEVHNPQKTIPKSIILSLGITASLYIIVTLILTGIINYQHLNVSDAVSYALRQVDLTWAADYVSLVAILTLITVCISMTFAVSRTVFSISRDGLLPKILKKVSIKTKIPKNATLLVGSISLICAGLFPLDYLAQFVNISTMTYLIIMSIALIVLRKEKGSPETGQFKTPLVPILPILSIIICLSFMSQYNLKTWISFIIALLIGIMIYFLYGFQHSNLNEMTQKEIKK, translated from the coding sequence ATGAATATTTTCAGAAGAAAACAACACATTATATTTAGGCATGAGCTTAACCAACACTTACAAATGAGAGATCTTGTCTTTTTAGGCTTAGGATCAATGGTTGGCACAGGTATTTTTACTATTACAGGTATTGGTGCAGCTAATTATGCCGGTCCAGCTTTAGTTGTTTCGATTTTACTATCAGCTTTGGCAATTGGGATATTGGCGTTATTTTATGCTGAATTTGCGTCAAGAATTCCTCAAAATGGAGGAGCCTATAGTTATGTCTATGCTACTTTAGGAGAATTTCCTGCATGGTTGGTTGGCTGGTGTATTATTCTTGAATTTATTACAGCTGTATCTAGTGTAGCAGTTGGATGGGGTAGTTACTTAAAAGGAATTTTACAACAATATAACATCTGCTTACCAAACTTTTTAAATGGAAGCTTTAATATAGAGAAAGGCACGTATATTGATCTCTTACCTATGCTAGTTATGGTTTTTGTTATTTTTATTGTGATGCGAAATGCTAAAACTGCTCTTAGATTTAATTCTCTATTAGTTATTTTAAAATTCTCAGCTCTAGCTTTATTTATTATAGTAGGCATTTTTCATATAAAGATTACAAATTGGATACCTTTTGCACCTTTTGGTTGGGGACAATTATATGCTGGGAAAACTGGAATTTTTGCTGGAGCATCTATTATGTTTTTTGCGTTTTTAGGATTCGAGTCGATTTCAATGACAGTTGATGAAGTTCATAATCCTCAAAAAACAATTCCTAAAAGCATTATTTTATCATTAGGAATAACAGCTTCTCTCTATATTATAGTGACATTAATTTTAACTGGAATTATCAATTATCAACATTTAAATGTATCAGATGCTGTTTCTTACGCGCTCCGACAAGTTGACTTAACATGGGCAGCAGATTATGTATCTTTAGTTGCAATATTGACGCTAATAACAGTTTGTATTTCAATGACTTTTGCTGTTTCAAGAACAGTATTCAGTATCAGTCGTGACGGTCTTCTTCCAAAAATTTTAAAAAAGGTTTCAATAAAAACGAAAATACCCAAAAATGCAACGCTCTTAGTCGGAAGTATTTCACTTATTTGTGCTGGTTTATTTCCATTAGATTACCTAGCTCAATTTGTTAATATTTCGACAATGACTTATCTTATTATTATGTCAATCGCTTTGATTGTGTTAAGGAAGGAAAAAGGAAGTCCTGAAACTGGACAATTCAAAACTCCATTAGTCCCAATATTGCCTATATTGTCAATTATCATTTGTCTATCATTTATGAGTCAATATAATTTAAAAACATGGATTAGCTTTATAATTGCTCTTCTAATTGGTATTATGATTTACTTTTTATATGGATTTCAACATTCAAATTTAAATGAAATGACACAAAAAGAAATTAAGAAATAA
- the ftsH gene encoding ATP-dependent zinc metalloprotease FtsH codes for MKNNKNNGFIKNSFIYIILIVVIITGFQYYLRGTSVQSQQISYSKLVKQIKSGDVKSLTYQPSGSIIQVRGKYKTAKKLDTKANVSFFGNASSTKVKEFNAIVLPSDSTLKDITSAAEKTSTDITVKQESSSGTWISYLINFLPLVIFAGFMIMMMNQGGGGARGAMSFAKNKAKTQSQGDVKVRFTDVAGAEEEKQELVEVVDFLKNPKKYKALGARIPSGVLLEGPPGTGKTLLAKAVAGEAGVPFFSISGSDFVEMFVGVGASRVRSLFEDAKKAERAIIFIDEIDAVGRRRGAGMGGGNDEREQTLNQLLIEMDGFEGNESIIVIAATNRSDVLDPALLRPGRFDRKVLVGRPDVKGREAILNVHAKNKPLSDDVNLKVVAQQTPGFVGADLENVLNEAALVAARRNKTKIDASDIDEAEDRVIAGPSKKDRTVSQKEREMVAYHEAGHTIVGLVLSSARDVHKVTIVPRGRAGGYMISLPKEDQMLLSKNDLKEQLAGLMGGRVAEEIIFNSQTSGASNDFEQATQIARAMVTEYGMSDKLGPVQYEGNHAMMAGQMSPEKSYSAQTSQMIDEEVRSLLNEARNKAADIINGNRESHKLIAEALLKYETLDAAQIKSIYETGKMPEENDEDSENHALSYDEIKEKMSENDDK; via the coding sequence ATGAAAAATAATAAAAATAATGGATTTATAAAAAATTCCTTTATTTATATAATATTGATTGTTGTTATTATTACAGGTTTTCAATATTATCTAAGAGGGACTAGTGTACAAAGTCAACAAATTAGCTATTCCAAATTAGTTAAACAAATAAAAAGTGGCGATGTAAAATCTCTAACTTATCAACCAAGTGGCAGTATTATCCAAGTTAGAGGTAAATATAAAACTGCTAAAAAACTTGATACAAAAGCAAATGTGTCATTCTTTGGAAATGCTAGCAGTACGAAAGTTAAAGAATTCAATGCAATTGTATTACCAAGTGATTCAACATTAAAAGATATTACCTCAGCTGCTGAAAAAACAAGTACAGACATTACTGTAAAACAAGAAAGTTCTAGTGGTACTTGGATTAGTTATCTGATAAATTTCTTACCATTAGTTATTTTTGCCGGATTCATGATTATGATGATGAATCAAGGTGGAGGCGGTGCCCGTGGTGCAATGAGTTTTGCTAAGAATAAAGCAAAAACTCAAAGTCAAGGTGATGTCAAAGTTCGTTTTACTGATGTTGCAGGTGCTGAAGAAGAAAAACAAGAACTGGTTGAAGTTGTTGATTTCTTGAAAAATCCTAAAAAATATAAAGCCTTAGGAGCTCGAATTCCATCAGGTGTTCTCTTAGAGGGTCCTCCGGGAACTGGTAAAACATTGCTAGCAAAAGCTGTTGCTGGTGAAGCGGGTGTTCCGTTCTTTAGCATTTCAGGTTCAGACTTCGTTGAGATGTTTGTTGGTGTCGGTGCTAGTCGAGTTCGTTCACTTTTTGAGGATGCAAAAAAAGCAGAACGTGCAATCATCTTTATTGATGAAATAGATGCTGTTGGTCGTCGTCGTGGAGCCGGTATGGGCGGCGGTAATGATGAACGTGAACAAACCCTTAACCAACTCTTAATTGAAATGGATGGTTTTGAAGGCAATGAAAGTATCATCGTTATTGCGGCAACTAACCGTAGTGATGTATTAGATCCGGCATTGTTGAGACCAGGACGTTTTGATAGAAAAGTTCTTGTAGGTCGACCTGATGTTAAAGGTAGAGAAGCGATTTTAAATGTTCATGCTAAAAACAAACCTTTATCTGACGATGTCAATCTAAAAGTAGTTGCTCAACAAACACCTGGCTTTGTTGGTGCAGATTTAGAAAATGTATTGAATGAAGCAGCATTAGTAGCTGCAAGACGTAATAAAACTAAAATTGATGCTTCAGATATTGATGAGGCAGAAGATAGAGTTATTGCTGGACCGTCTAAGAAAGATAGAACAGTTTCTCAAAAAGAACGTGAAATGGTTGCTTATCATGAAGCAGGACATACTATTGTTGGTTTAGTATTATCTAGCGCACGTGATGTTCATAAAGTAACGATTGTGCCACGTGGTCGCGCTGGTGGCTACATGATTTCATTACCTAAAGAAGATCAAATGTTGCTGTCTAAAAATGACTTAAAAGAACAACTTGCTGGCTTAATGGGTGGTCGAGTTGCTGAAGAAATTATCTTCAACTCACAAACCTCAGGTGCATCAAATGACTTTGAGCAAGCAACTCAAATTGCAAGAGCTATGGTAACTGAGTATGGTATGAGTGATAAACTTGGACCAGTGCAATATGAAGGAAATCATGCTATGATGGCTGGTCAAATGTCACCAGAGAAATCTTACTCTGCACAAACGTCACAAATGATTGATGAAGAAGTGAGAAGTCTTTTAAATGAAGCTAGAAACAAAGCGGCAGATATTATCAATGGTAATCGTGAATCACACAAATTAATTGCTGAGGCACTTCTTAAGTATGAAACCCTTGATGCTGCTCAAATTAAATCAATCTATGAAACAGGAAAAATGCCTGAAGAGAATGATGAAGATTCTGAAAACCATGCTTTATCATATGATGAAATCAAAGAAAAAATGTCAGAAAATGACGATAAATAA
- the hpt gene encoding hypoxanthine phosphoribosyltransferase, with the protein MLEQDIEKILFSEEDIIKETKKLGKQITEDYQGKNPLLVGVLKGSVPFIAELIKHIDTHVELDFMVVSSYHGGMSSSGEVKIIKDVDTNIEGRDVVFIEDIIDTGRTLLYLRDMFKYRKAKSVKIATLFDKPEGRVVDIDADYVCYDVPNEFIVGYGLDYAENYRNLPYVGVLKEEIYSK; encoded by the coding sequence ATGCTTGAGCAAGATATTGAAAAAATTCTATTCTCTGAAGAAGATATTATTAAAGAAACAAAGAAACTTGGTAAACAGATAACTGAAGATTATCAAGGTAAAAATCCTTTATTAGTTGGTGTTTTAAAGGGATCTGTTCCTTTTATAGCTGAATTAATAAAACATATTGATACTCATGTCGAGTTGGACTTTATGGTTGTATCAAGCTATCACGGTGGAATGTCTAGCAGTGGTGAAGTGAAAATTATTAAGGATGTTGATACTAATATTGAAGGAAGAGATGTAGTCTTTATTGAAGATATCATTGATACAGGTAGAACTCTTCTTTATCTTCGTGACATGTTCAAATACCGTAAGGCTAAGTCAGTTAAAATTGCAACACTTTTTGACAAACCTGAAGGTAGAGTCGTAGATATTGATGCAGATTACGTTTGCTATGACGTACCAAATGAATTTATTGTTGGTTATGGCTTAGATTATGCTGAAAATTACCGTAATTTACCATATGTTGGTGTTTTAAAAGAGGAAATCTATTCTAAATAG
- the tilS gene encoding tRNA lysidine(34) synthetase TilS codes for MTYETILKRIKKEGYFSKHSKVLIAVSGGVDSMNLLHFLHSYSNDLAISIGIIHINHQQRSESKIEEAYIKDWAQKHKLPCYVSYFEGVFTEAKGREFRYQEFKRIMSEYHYSALVTAHHADDQAETILMRFIRGSRLRQLTGIKAIQPFGQGELIRPFLSFKKSELPDIFHFEDYSNQTDDYFRNRIRNTVIPQLENENPKFKETMIQFGKESDLLLQALEQLTKTIDYLNLSIFRSQTYPVQYTLLQQYLTNFPDLQIKKSQFEQLITLINQKHNFHKTIKENYQLIIDYQTFKIEKIQPKTYIVDDNQVLQYDSHQFFKNYHFSFNKNTENAYITLYSTNDIILRSRRPGDVIDFGSFQKKLRRLFIDNKFTNKERGESIIAEQDGKIIFVLIGDKTYLRKANEDDIMKAKLYIEKIEKR; via the coding sequence ATGACATATGAAACAATTTTAAAGAGAATAAAAAAAGAAGGTTATTTTTCAAAGCACTCTAAAGTATTAATAGCAGTATCAGGTGGAGTAGATTCTATGAATTTACTGCACTTTTTACATTCTTATTCTAACGATTTGGCGATTTCTATTGGAATTATTCATATTAATCACCAACAAAGAAGTGAATCAAAAATAGAAGAGGCTTACATTAAAGATTGGGCACAAAAACATAAGCTTCCTTGTTATGTATCTTATTTTGAAGGAGTGTTTACTGAAGCAAAAGGAAGAGAGTTTCGTTATCAAGAATTCAAAAGAATTATGAGTGAATATCATTATTCAGCACTTGTTACTGCTCATCATGCGGATGATCAAGCTGAGACAATCTTGATGCGTTTTATTAGAGGAAGCCGGTTAAGACAATTAACAGGAATCAAAGCCATACAACCATTTGGACAAGGAGAATTAATTCGTCCATTTCTTTCTTTTAAAAAATCTGAATTACCAGATATCTTCCACTTTGAAGATTATAGTAATCAAACGGATGATTATTTCAGAAACCGAATTAGAAATACTGTTATTCCACAGCTTGAAAATGAAAATCCGAAATTTAAAGAAACCATGATTCAATTTGGAAAAGAAAGTGACCTCCTTTTACAGGCTCTTGAACAATTGACAAAAACTATTGATTATTTAAACCTTTCAATTTTTCGTAGTCAAACCTATCCTGTTCAATATACCTTGCTTCAGCAGTATTTAACTAATTTTCCAGATTTGCAAATAAAAAAGTCTCAATTTGAACAGTTGATAACGTTAATTAATCAAAAACATAATTTTCATAAAACGATTAAAGAGAATTATCAATTGATAATTGATTATCAAACATTCAAAATTGAAAAAATACAACCTAAAACTTATATCGTTGATGATAATCAAGTGCTACAATATGACAGTCATCAATTTTTCAAAAATTATCATTTTTCATTTAATAAAAATACTGAAAATGCCTATATTACTTTGTACAGCACTAATGACATTATATTAAGATCAAGACGCCCAGGGGATGTCATTGATTTTGGTTCTTTTCAAAAAAAGTTACGACGTTTATTTATTGATAATAAATTTACGAATAAAGAAAGAGGAGAAAGTATTATTGCCGAACAAGATGGGAAAATTATTTTTGTTCTAATTGGTGATAAAACTTATTTGAGAAAAGCGAACGAAGATGATATAATGAAAGCTAAACTGTATATTGAAAAAATAGAAAAAAGGTGA
- a CDS encoding serine hydrolase, which yields MKKVLAMMLMFFFISPISVISTEKDVQFTNASQYQLSKDVVKSTSYFDIIPSNPTLSQEINAYQDVNLTMIKNQLEKDQGLKITNLMVNDNRIPVFQLSDGSFVEASRYNIYDDVVQEDISVQGTFWLNKQFTVFDSPYVTGTKKVDSQLKSYNQVTVTEKATTAHGVYFKVGNNQWISQTDLSIADNRIAKVQEMLNQKYNKSQYAISVKQLNSQAVAGINQDKVMYSASVAKLAILYYAQEQLQNGSIKKTDTYKYVDAVNHFNGDYDPSGSGKMPKKADNKEYSVEDLLKAVAQHSDNVATNMLGYYVAHQYDNQFQSEINAISGFGWDMEQRQLPASAATKMMEAIYYQNGDIVSYLSNTEFDSQRISKNINVKVAHKIGDAYDYKHDVAIIYANEPYILTVFTDKSEYDDITAIADDVYEILK from the coding sequence GTGAAAAAAGTTTTAGCAATGATGTTAATGTTTTTTTTCATATCTCCTATTTCTGTTATTAGTACCGAAAAAGATGTTCAATTTACCAATGCATCACAATATCAATTAAGTAAAGATGTTGTAAAATCAACATCTTACTTTGATATTATCCCTTCAAATCCTACCTTATCTCAAGAGATTAATGCTTATCAAGACGTTAATCTTACTATGATTAAGAACCAATTGGAAAAGGACCAAGGTCTTAAGATCACGAATCTAATGGTCAACGATAATCGTATTCCTGTATTCCAATTAAGTGATGGTAGTTTTGTTGAAGCTAGCCGATATAATATTTATGATGATGTTGTCCAAGAAGATATTTCTGTACAAGGTACATTTTGGTTAAATAAACAATTTACAGTATTTGACAGTCCTTATGTTACAGGAACAAAAAAAGTTGACTCCCAGTTGAAGTCATACAATCAAGTGACCGTAACTGAAAAAGCAACAACAGCACATGGCGTTTATTTTAAAGTTGGAAACAATCAGTGGATTTCCCAAACAGATTTATCAATTGCAGATAACCGAATTGCTAAAGTGCAAGAAATGTTAAATCAGAAATATAATAAAAGTCAATATGCCATATCTGTAAAACAACTAAATAGTCAGGCGGTGGCTGGTATCAATCAAGATAAAGTCATGTATTCCGCAAGTGTTGCAAAACTAGCTATTTTGTACTATGCACAAGAGCAGCTACAAAATGGAAGCATCAAGAAAACAGATACTTATAAGTATGTTGATGCTGTTAACCATTTTAATGGCGACTACGATCCAAGTGGTAGTGGCAAAATGCCTAAAAAAGCTGATAACAAAGAATATAGTGTGGAAGATCTTTTAAAAGCAGTTGCGCAACATTCAGATAATGTTGCTACTAATATGCTAGGCTATTATGTTGCACATCAATATGACAACCAATTTCAATCAGAAATAAATGCTATTTCAGGATTTGGTTGGGATATGGAGCAAAGGCAATTACCTGCATCAGCAGCAACAAAAATGATGGAAGCAATCTATTATCAAAATGGGGACATTGTTTCTTACTTATCTAATACAGAGTTTGATAGTCAACGAATTTCAAAAAACATCAATGTTAAAGTAGCTCACAAGATTGGTGATGCCTATGATTACAAGCATGATGTAGCTATTATTTATGCTAATGAACCCTATATTTTAACTGTATTTACGGATAAATCAGAATATGATGATATCACTGCGATAGCTGATGATGTCTATGAGATATTAAAATGA
- a CDS encoding SP_0009 family protein, translated as MEDLIKTIETFLAYSDEKLEELSEKNQRLRENDGKENQK; from the coding sequence ATGGAAGATTTAATTAAAACTATTGAAACTTTTCTAGCATATTCTGATGAAAAGTTAGAAGAGTTAAGTGAAAAAAATCAAAGATTAAGAGAAAATGATGGTAAAGAAAACCAGAAGTAG
- a CDS encoding FtsB family cell division protein, giving the protein MKKPSIVQLNNQYIKDENQRQRFLEEENQKKNRFMAWILIVIMLLFILPTYNLIKSYAHLQDQHKQVTKLTKDYNTLTSNTKSEQEFANRLKNEDYVKKYARAKYYLYKKGETIYPIPSLLPK; this is encoded by the coding sequence ATGAAGAAGCCTAGTATTGTTCAATTAAATAATCAATATATAAAGGATGAAAACCAACGTCAACGATTTTTGGAAGAAGAAAATCAAAAGAAAAATCGTTTTATGGCTTGGATTCTCATTGTTATCATGCTTTTGTTTATTTTACCGACATACAATCTCATAAAAAGTTACGCTCATTTACAAGATCAACACAAGCAAGTTACTAAATTGACAAAGGATTATAATACTTTAACTTCAAATACAAAAAGTGAGCAGGAATTTGCTAATCGTCTAAAAAATGAAGATTATGTCAAAAAATATGCGCGTGCTAAATATTATCTCTATAAAAAAGGAGAGACAATCTATCCTATCCCAAGTTTATTACCAAAATAA
- a CDS encoding RNA-binding S4 domain-containing protein, with product MRLDKYLKVSRIIKRRPVAKEVADKGRIKVNGVLAKSSTDIKVNDQIEIRFGNKLLTVSALEMKDSTKKEDAVKMYKIISESRIDGNEEA from the coding sequence ATGAGATTAGATAAGTATTTAAAGGTATCGCGAATTATAAAAAGAAGGCCTGTTGCAAAAGAAGTAGCTGATAAAGGAAGAATAAAAGTTAATGGGGTGCTAGCAAAAAGTTCCACTGATATCAAAGTTAATGATCAAATTGAAATTAGATTTGGAAATAAATTGTTAACAGTTTCAGCTTTGGAGATGAAAGATAGTACCAAAAAAGAAGATGCAGTTAAAATGTATAAGATCATTAGTGAATCAAGGATAGATGGAAATGAAGAAGCCTAG
- the mfd gene encoding transcription-repair coupling factor, with product MDIFELFGENKKLKDWYSKLESAKRQLVMGFSGSSKSLAMASAFNHTEQKLVIVTASQNEADKLVNDLSAVLPDQSIYQFFADDVAAAEFVFSSNEKTISRLETLQFLQNKAEKGIVVVSVAGTKIHLQNPSIFKESQINLSVGDEVDLLDLVKQIRKLGYEQVSQVLKPGEFSRRGDILDVFGFNQDYPYRLEFFGDEVDGIRQFEVESQKSTQSFNMIKLTPVSDMILTEADFQRAIHSFEKAQKIATGDMKAYVDELLDTCYHGYYHKDIRKFLSLFYDQEYSLFDYLDKDCLVFYDDFQRIMDKNANFELETANLLTSDLQAGKSISSAHYFIENYQLLRNREHVTFFSNFHKGLGNLKFDFMYQFTQYPMQEFFNQFPLLVDEVNRYSKSKATVLVQVDSQKSLDKLKKTLDEYDLELTISNSDDIVKKAPQFIIGHLSNGFYFADEKIVLITEHEIFNKRVKRKIRRKNISNAERLKDYNELSKGDYVVHNVHGIGQFIGIETIEINGVHRDYVSIQYQNADRISIPVEQIEMLSKYVSADGKEPRISKLNDGRFQKAKQKVHQQVEDIADDLIKLYAERSQQKGFEFSPDDQLQTEFDEDFAYVETEDQLRSIKEIKKDMESPHPMDRLLVGDVGFGKTEVAMRAAFKAVNDHKQVAILVPTTVLAQQHYSNFKERFENFPVNIDVLSRFRSKKEQTETLDALKKGQIDIIIGTHRLLSKDVTFADLGLIVIDEEQRFGVKHKETLKELKTKVDVLTLTATPIPRTLHMSILGIRDLSVIETPPTNRYPVQTYVLEVNPCVVREAIIREMDRGGQVFYVYNKVETIDQKVAELQELVPEASIGFVHGQMSEIQLENTLLDFINGDYDLLVATTIIETGVDISNVNTLFIENADHMGLSTLYQLRGRVGRSNRIAYAYLMYRPDKILTEVSEKRLDAIKGFTELGSGFKIAMRDLSIRGAGNILGASQSGFIDSVGFEMYSQMLEQAIAMKQGKTTIRQKGNAEISLQIDAYIPTDYIDDEKQKIEIYKRIREIDQVADYQDLQDELIDRFGEYPDQVAYLLEIGLLKAYFDNAFVELAERKENKVTVRFEKVSLQYYKTQDYFEALSKTHLKAKIGEFQGKIEIVFDVRNQKAYNILEELMLFGNMLKTIKDRKENHSH from the coding sequence ATGGATATATTTGAATTATTTGGTGAGAATAAAAAATTAAAAGATTGGTATTCTAAACTTGAATCTGCCAAACGTCAACTTGTTATGGGATTTTCTGGCTCAAGTAAATCGTTAGCTATGGCTTCAGCTTTTAATCATACAGAACAGAAATTGGTAATTGTTACAGCTAGTCAAAACGAAGCTGATAAGTTGGTAAATGATTTATCAGCAGTTTTACCAGATCAGAGCATCTATCAATTTTTTGCGGATGATGTCGCTGCTGCAGAATTTGTATTCTCGTCAAATGAGAAAACGATTTCTAGACTTGAAACCTTACAATTTTTACAAAATAAAGCAGAAAAAGGGATAGTTGTTGTTAGTGTAGCAGGGACTAAAATTCATCTACAAAATCCTTCTATATTTAAGGAAAGTCAGATTAATTTATCTGTTGGAGATGAAGTAGATTTACTGGATTTGGTTAAACAAATAAGGAAATTAGGTTATGAGCAAGTATCTCAAGTATTGAAGCCTGGAGAATTTAGTCGTCGTGGGGATATTTTAGATGTATTTGGTTTTAATCAGGACTATCCATATAGACTTGAGTTTTTTGGTGATGAGGTTGATGGTATTAGACAGTTTGAAGTTGAATCTCAAAAATCGACTCAGTCATTCAATATGATTAAATTGACACCAGTTTCTGACATGATTTTAACTGAAGCTGATTTTCAAAGAGCAATTCATTCCTTTGAAAAAGCTCAAAAGATTGCAACTGGAGATATGAAAGCTTACGTTGATGAACTGTTAGATACTTGTTATCATGGTTATTATCATAAAGATATTCGAAAATTTTTATCATTATTTTATGATCAAGAATACTCACTTTTTGATTATTTAGATAAAGACTGCTTAGTTTTTTATGATGATTTTCAACGGATCATGGATAAAAATGCTAATTTTGAATTAGAAACCGCAAATCTACTAACTTCAGATTTACAAGCCGGGAAATCTATCTCATCGGCACATTATTTTATTGAAAATTATCAGTTATTAAGAAATCGTGAGCATGTCACATTCTTTTCAAATTTTCATAAGGGTTTAGGAAATTTGAAATTCGATTTCATGTACCAATTTACCCAATACCCTATGCAAGAATTCTTCAATCAATTTCCTCTATTGGTTGATGAAGTCAACCGGTATTCAAAGTCAAAAGCGACTGTTTTAGTTCAAGTGGATTCTCAGAAATCTCTTGATAAGTTAAAAAAGACATTAGATGAGTATGATTTAGAGTTGACTATCTCAAACAGTGATGACATTGTTAAAAAAGCACCACAATTTATCATTGGACATTTATCTAATGGGTTCTATTTTGCTGATGAAAAAATCGTTTTAATTACAGAACATGAAATATTTAATAAACGTGTTAAGCGAAAAATAAGACGTAAGAATATTTCAAATGCTGAACGACTCAAGGATTATAATGAGCTATCTAAGGGAGATTATGTTGTTCATAATGTCCATGGGATAGGACAATTTATTGGAATTGAAACGATTGAAATAAATGGTGTTCACAGAGATTATGTCAGTATTCAGTATCAAAATGCTGATCGTATCTCAATTCCTGTGGAACAAATTGAGATGCTGTCGAAGTATGTTTCAGCAGATGGTAAAGAACCTAGAATAAGCAAACTAAATGATGGCCGTTTTCAAAAAGCAAAACAAAAAGTTCACCAACAAGTTGAAGACATTGCAGATGATCTGATAAAGCTATATGCCGAAAGAAGTCAGCAAAAAGGATTTGAGTTTTCACCCGATGATCAGTTACAAACTGAATTTGATGAAGATTTTGCTTATGTGGAAACCGAAGATCAATTGAGATCAATTAAAGAAATTAAAAAAGACATGGAAAGTCCACATCCGATGGATAGACTTTTAGTTGGTGACGTTGGATTTGGTAAAACAGAAGTAGCGATGCGTGCGGCTTTCAAAGCTGTTAACGATCACAAACAAGTTGCGATACTTGTACCGACAACTGTTTTAGCTCAACAACATTACTCAAACTTTAAAGAAAGATTTGAGAATTTTCCTGTCAACATAGATGTTTTAAGCCGTTTCAGAAGTAAAAAAGAACAAACAGAAACTCTAGATGCTCTCAAAAAAGGGCAGATTGATATCATTATTGGGACACATCGTTTGCTTTCTAAAGATGTTACATTTGCTGATTTAGGACTTATTGTTATTGATGAGGAACAACGTTTTGGTGTTAAACATAAGGAAACTTTGAAAGAGCTAAAGACAAAAGTTGATGTATTAACCCTAACAGCAACACCAATTCCTAGGACCTTACACATGTCAATTTTAGGGATTAGAGATCTCTCAGTAATAGAGACTCCACCGACAAATCGTTATCCCGTTCAAACGTATGTTCTAGAAGTCAATCCTTGTGTTGTCAGAGAAGCCATTATTAGAGAGATGGATAGGGGTGGCCAAGTCTTTTATGTCTACAATAAGGTTGAGACAATCGACCAAAAGGTTGCTGAATTACAAGAACTTGTTCCTGAGGCTTCGATCGGTTTTGTTCATGGACAGATGAGTGAAATCCAACTAGAAAATACGCTATTAGACTTCATCAACGGCGACTATGACCTCTTGGTTGCAACAACCATTATTGAAACAGGCGTTGATATTTCTAATGTGAATACTCTCTTTATTGAAAATGCTGATCATATGGGTTTGTCTACTTTATATCAATTAAGAGGAAGGGTAGGTCGCTCAAACCGTATTGCTTATGCTTATTTAATGTATAGACCAGACAAAATTTTAACAGAAGTATCTGAAAAACGTTTAGATGCTATCAAAGGGTTCACCGAATTAGGCTCTGGATTCAAGATAGCAATGCGCGACTTATCTATTCGTGGTGCAGGAAATATTTTAGGGGCATCACAAAGTGGTTTCATTGACTCAGTTGGTTTTGAAATGTATTCTCAAATGTTAGAGCAAGCTATTGCTATGAAACAAGGAAAAACCACCATTAGACAAAAGGGAAATGCAGAGATATCGTTACAAATAGATGCATATATTCCTACAGATTACATAGATGATGAAAAGCAAAAGATAGAAATTTATAAACGTATTCGCGAAATTGATCAAGTGGCAGATTATCAGGATTTACAAGATGAATTAATTGATCGATTTGGAGAATATCCTGATCAAGTAGCTTATTTGTTAGAGATTGGATTACTAAAAGCCTATTTTGATAATGCTTTTGTTGAATTAGCTGAACGAAAAGAGAATAAAGTAACAGTGAGATTTGAGAAAGTATCGTTGCAGTATTATAAGACACAAGATTACTTTGAAGCACTCTCCAAGACTCATCTAAAAGCTAAAATTGGTGAATTTCAAGGTAAAATTGAAATTGTTTTTGATGTTCGAAATCAAAAAGCCTATAACATCTTAGAAGAATTGATGCTATTTGGTAATATGCTAAAAACAATTAAAGATAGAAAAGAAAATCACAGTCATTAA